One genomic segment of Rubrobacter calidifluminis includes these proteins:
- a CDS encoding alpha/beta fold hydrolase: protein MSGGAKELAGLLEHLHIRKTHVLKTQLGGFVAQRLALERPEPAGRLMLVKF, encoded by the coding sequence ATGAGCGGCGGGGCAAAGGAGCTGGCGGGGTTGCTCGAACATCTGCACATCAGAAAGACACACGTCCTGAAGACCCAGCTCGGAGGTTTCGTCGCGCAGAGGCTCGCGCTAGAGAGGCCGGAGCCGGCCGGGCGGCTGATGCTCGTGAAATTCTGA
- a CDS encoding HAD family hydrolase, with product MRALIFDLDGTLVDTVYAHVFAWQRAFAEVGIAIDGWRIHRRIGMSGGLFTRAVAREIGRRMSPEEVEALQRRHGELFEEFLPERRPLPGAVELLRHLRENGVVHGIATSGRHPEIDASLEALEVGPETVVVHSGDVRRAKPEPDLFLACQKRLGVESAECYVVGDAVWDLLAARRAGMLGIGLLSGGYGEDELIRAGAFRVCRDPEDLRWVLDELGVLVGDIPTGD from the coding sequence TTGCGAGCACTGATCTTCGACCTCGACGGCACGCTGGTCGACACGGTGTATGCTCACGTCTTCGCCTGGCAGCGGGCGTTTGCGGAGGTGGGGATCGCGATCGACGGGTGGCGCATACACCGCCGGATAGGGATGAGCGGCGGGCTCTTCACGCGGGCGGTGGCGCGGGAGATAGGGCGCAGGATGAGCCCCGAGGAGGTGGAGGCGCTGCAGCGGCGTCACGGGGAGCTCTTCGAGGAGTTTTTGCCCGAGAGGAGGCCGCTACCCGGTGCTGTCGAGCTGCTGAGGCACCTGAGGGAGAACGGGGTGGTGCACGGCATTGCCACCTCCGGGCGCCATCCTGAGATCGACGCGAGCCTCGAGGCCCTCGAGGTTGGGCCGGAGACGGTGGTCGTGCACAGCGGGGACGTCAGAAGAGCAAAGCCGGAGCCGGACCTCTTCCTCGCCTGCCAGAAGCGGCTCGGGGTCGAGAGCGCAGAGTGCTACGTGGTCGGAGACGCCGTGTGGGACCTGCTAGCGGCGAGGAGGGCCGGGATGCTCGGCATCGGGCTCCTGAGCGGCGGTTACGGCGAGGACGAGCTCATCCGGGCCGGGGCGTTCCGGGTCTGCCGAGACCCTGAGGATCTGCGCTGGGTGCTCGACGAACTCGGGGTGCTCGTCGGGGACATCCCGACTGGAGACTGA
- a CDS encoding helix-turn-helix transcriptional regulator: protein MSTRATLEEQVFTEVKRLCCAGLDGMTLLRTTAEALRRAIPIDAYCMYKIDPPSRLITQGAQKGIGGKKEARLFFENIYFEDYASGYNRLARSRDPVSLLSEVTGGRLERSIRYQEVTGPLGLGYQVSLDSTVGREIWGGMDLFRERDRPDFDPREVVLLRRISPHLGAGLKAAMLRLRAAAEPDGDGVPGVLTLNREGQVVQHTPAAERWLREVEDLGPDWREGDGLPAAVWMIVGALKRSLGPENAREKAGVPRLRIRARSGHWLTLYGSLSEPVPGQPAQTVIVIAPSRPEEVAWIDAAAYGLSPREEEVAKLVVRGLSTRQISRMLFISEYTVQNHVSNACEKVGVRSRGELVRRLFLDNLCPSLSG, encoded by the coding sequence ATGAGTACCAGGGCAACCCTCGAAGAGCAGGTCTTCACCGAGGTAAAGCGTCTCTGCTGCGCCGGGCTGGATGGGATGACGTTGCTGCGCACGACGGCCGAGGCTTTGCGGCGGGCCATCCCGATCGATGCCTACTGCATGTACAAAATCGATCCTCCGAGCAGGCTGATCACGCAGGGTGCACAGAAGGGGATAGGGGGTAAAAAGGAGGCGCGGCTCTTCTTCGAGAACATCTACTTCGAAGATTACGCAAGCGGGTACAACCGGCTGGCGAGGAGCAGAGACCCGGTGTCTCTGCTCTCTGAGGTCACCGGGGGCAGACTCGAACGCTCTATACGATACCAGGAGGTGACTGGTCCACTGGGACTGGGCTACCAGGTTAGCCTTGACAGCACCGTGGGCCGCGAGATTTGGGGCGGTATGGACCTTTTTCGGGAACGTGACCGCCCGGACTTCGACCCTCGCGAGGTCGTACTCCTCCGCCGGATCTCTCCACACCTGGGGGCCGGTCTGAAAGCCGCGATGCTCCGGTTGCGTGCCGCCGCCGAACCAGACGGAGACGGTGTGCCGGGCGTCCTGACCCTCAACCGCGAGGGGCAGGTAGTGCAGCATACCCCGGCGGCGGAGCGCTGGCTGCGGGAAGTCGAGGATCTCGGCCCCGACTGGCGAGAAGGCGATGGGCTTCCAGCGGCGGTCTGGATGATTGTGGGCGCGCTGAAGCGCTCGCTAGGACCCGAAAACGCTCGGGAGAAGGCTGGTGTTCCGCGCCTCCGCATCCGGGCGCGCTCGGGACACTGGCTGACGCTCTACGGTTCCCTCTCCGAACCGGTCCCCGGCCAGCCCGCGCAGACGGTGATCGTCATCGCACCGTCCAGACCCGAAGAGGTGGCCTGGATCGACGCAGCCGCCTACGGCCTCAGCCCCCGCGAAGAGGAGGTGGCCAAGCTCGTCGTGCGCGGCCTCTCCACCCGCCAGATATCCCGGATGCTTTTCATCTCCGAGTACACCGTGCAGAACCACGTCTCCAACGCCTGCGAGAAGGTGGGGGTACGGAGCCGCGGAGAGCTCGTCAGGCGCCTCTTCCTGGACAACCTCTGCCCGTCGCTGTCTGGATAG
- a CDS encoding TetR/AcrR family transcriptional regulator — MTRKYELKRRAEKQEETRRRITKATVELHETLGPAQTTISAIAEKAGVERLTVYRHFPDERALFTACTEHWIADNPLPDPSPWTRVADPGERLRSALAEVYAYHSRTERMIARVIRDRQVHPLTREFSEPYFQHWERMRDVLSVGWGAQGKRRQLLLAAIAHALDFQTWYSLVRQQGLDDEQAVEVMAGMVRCLMND; from the coding sequence ATGACGCGTAAATACGAGCTAAAGCGGCGGGCGGAGAAGCAGGAGGAGACTCGGCGGCGGATCACCAAGGCGACCGTCGAGTTACACGAGACGCTCGGACCGGCTCAGACGACCATCAGCGCGATCGCGGAGAAGGCGGGGGTGGAGCGGCTCACGGTCTACCGGCACTTCCCGGACGAGCGAGCGCTTTTCACTGCCTGCACGGAGCATTGGATCGCCGACAACCCACTGCCCGATCCCTCACCGTGGACCCGAGTTGCGGATCCTGGAGAGCGGTTGAGGAGCGCACTGGCCGAGGTATACGCCTATCACAGCCGCACCGAACGGATGATAGCCAGGGTGATCCGTGACCGGCAGGTACATCCTCTAACGCGCGAGTTCAGCGAACCGTACTTCCAGCACTGGGAGAGGATGCGCGACGTTCTCTCCGTCGGATGGGGTGCGCAGGGCAAGCGGAGACAACTGCTACTCGCCGCCATAGCTCACGCGCTTGACTTCCAGACCTGGTACTCGCTCGTGCGCCAGCAGGGGCTCGATGACGAACAGGCGGTGGAGGTCATGGCGGGCATGGTGCGATGCCTGATGAATGATTGA
- a CDS encoding cupin domain-containing protein → MIAEKISELELMEVWYEDDPTMRIKVTFPFFLGNGTKSTAVVYFEIKPGCRLGTHTDSAEEIILVLEGTAEVSLGDERGRLSAGEMALVPAMVPHGLGNAGDETVRVVGFFSSNVVVSTFDRPMMPFGQRVVGTPPVLEEDQVASGNTGA, encoded by the coding sequence ATGATCGCCGAAAAGATTAGCGAGTTGGAGTTGATGGAGGTCTGGTACGAGGACGATCCGACGATGCGGATCAAGGTCACCTTCCCCTTCTTCCTGGGGAATGGGACCAAGAGCACAGCGGTCGTCTACTTCGAGATCAAGCCCGGATGCAGGCTCGGGACCCACACCGACAGCGCGGAGGAGATAATCCTGGTTCTGGAGGGAACGGCAGAGGTCTCTTTAGGAGATGAGCGGGGTCGGCTCTCTGCGGGCGAGATGGCGCTCGTGCCGGCCATGGTGCCGCACGGCTTGGGTAATGCGGGAGACGAGACGGTCCGGGTCGTCGGGTTCTTCTCCAGCAACGTGGTGGTGAGCACGTTCGACAGGCCGATGATGCCCTTCGGCCAACGGGTCGTCGGGACGCCGCCCGTCCTCGAAGAGGACCAGGTCGCCTCTGGGAACACCGGAGCCTAG